The Hydrotalea sp. genomic sequence AATTCCATGTATATATTTTTTCACTTGGTAATGATGTCTATGAAGAAGAATTTGAAGATATAAAAAATAAAGTTATATTAAAACCAATTCCCGAAGCCATATTAAAAATTTATCGAAACATATTCCAAGAAAGATAAACCATGCAATTAAAAGATTATCAAAATAACGCCGTCAGACAATTGTTAGAAAAAAGCGGTAAATTGCTGACGCTTGATGGCAATCAATCATTGCTATTCAAGTCCCCAACAGGTTCGGGGAAAACCATCATGATGGCCGAATTTTTAAAACAATTGCATCAATATTCTGAAGTGCCCCTGAGCTTTATCTGGTTGGCGCCACGCAAATTACATATCCAAAGCCGTGAAAAATTAGAAAAATATTATGAAGATACCCGCGCGCTAGAATGTAAATTTTTTGAAGAATTAACGGATAGAAAAATTGCCGATGGTGAAATTTTGTTTGAAAATTGGGAAAGCATCAATCGAAAAGGCAATACCATCATGATTGAAAACGAACAAGACATGTATTTAAGCAAAGTTTTAGAAAACACCCGCGAAGACGGTAATCAAATTATTTTAATAATTGATGAAGGCCACCACACAGCCGGAAGCGAAATTTCAATAAATTTAAAGGAAGATTTGGCACCAAAATTAACCATAGATATAACCGCCACCCCCAAAAAAACCGATAGCCAAAGCGTGTTGATAGAGGTTGAAGATGTGCAAAAGGAAGCTATGATTAAAAAATCAGTTGTCATCAACCAGGGGTGGGATAGCGAAATAAAATCAGGAAAAATTCAATCAAAATTTGCAAACGGGGAAACCGAAGCTGTCATTAGCGAAGCATTAAAAAAACAACAAGAGATAAAAAAAGAATTTGCAAAGCTAGGCAAGGACATTAATCCCCTGGTTTTGATTCAAATACCAAATGAGAAAAAAATAGAGAGCAATGATTTATATAAAGAAATTGTTAACAAGGTTTTGGATAATAAATTTAATATAAATGAAGCCAATGATAAATTGGCTATTTATTTATCGGACGAAAAAATAAATTTAGAAAAAATTATAGAAAACAATAATGAAGTCGAGGTAATGATATTTAAACAAGCTATTGCCTTGGGGTGGGATTGTCCCCGCGCCCATATTTTGGTTTTATTTAGAACATGGCATGATGGCAAATTTGCGGTGCAAACCGCGGGGCGGATTATGCGGATGCCAGAACCAGACAATGGTAAATATTATGGTAACGAATTGTTAGACAACGCCTATATCTATACCAATTTAGAACAAATAGACTTGGTTGATTCAACCGCGCAAGCTTATTACCGTATATTTACCAGCCAACGAATTGACGATTATAAAGATTTAAGGTTATCAACCGTTTATCCTAAACGATTTCGTGAAAGAACGCGTCTGTCAGCAGAGTTTATAAAAATTTTTATGACCACTGCCATGACTAACAAAATTGCCGAAAAAATAAAAACCAAGAATCAAAAAGCGCAAAGATTGTTAATAACTGATTTTCAAATCCGTGGCATTGGCGATTTAACCAACAAGAAAATTGTCGGCGACGGGGCC encodes the following:
- a CDS encoding DEAD/DEAH box helicase family protein, yielding MQLKDYQNNAVRQLLEKSGKLLTLDGNQSLLFKSPTGSGKTIMMAEFLKQLHQYSEVPLSFIWLAPRKLHIQSREKLEKYYEDTRALECKFFEELTDRKIADGEILFENWESINRKGNTIMIENEQDMYLSKVLENTREDGNQIILIIDEGHHTAGSEISINLKEDLAPKLTIDITATPKKTDSQSVLIEVEDVQKEAMIKKSVVINQGWDSEIKSGKIQSKFANGETEAVISEALKKQQEIKKEFAKLGKDINPLVLIQIPNEKKIESNDLYKEIVNKVLDNKFNINEANDKLAIYLSDEKINLEKIIENNNEVEVMIFKQAIALGWDCPRAHILVLFRTWHDGKFAVQTAGRIMRMPEPDNGKYYGNELLDNAYIYTNLEQIDLVDSTAQAYYRIFTSQRIDDYKDLRLSTVYPKRFRERTRLSAEFIKIFMTTAMTNKIAEKIKTKNQKAQRLLITDFQIRGIGDLTNKKIVGDGAIDITSPDDMQKKIDAFSAYSLRPEFYPEERSVNRVKSSIYEFFIKFLDIDYKLDNKVLDIGNILLSHDNLHEFKKLIDKAKHEYLNRVEKIPPGIVAPELWEVPENYNYEMTFKKSDYKKSVLMPFYYLEGWKTELKFIEFLEKEKSVKWWFKNGTSDGTFFAVPYDSQNGQRAFYVDFLVLFVDRRIGLFDTKSGWTIDDAKEKSDGLLKYIADKKSEGREIFGGIVTNTDQKTYDGAWKIYQGQSKNLNKNDLSNWELLEF